Proteins encoded by one window of Rhodamnia argentea isolate NSW1041297 chromosome 6, ASM2092103v1, whole genome shotgun sequence:
- the LOC115734237 gene encoding putative disease resistance RPP13-like protein 1 yields MPIGELFLGAFLQVLFDRLASPQLLNLARREGIDKLLKKWEKRLKKIDRLLDDAEDKQLTGNAEVESWLEDLRNLAYDIDDLLDEFATKSAENESKAEPGCSTARSLLPSCCFKMSPRAFMFDREMRFKIEEMDQRLKGIITLKDGLNLKENGGQRSAHGRLDTTSLPEACFVSRVDEKREILKLLTAEESAYLKVIPIVGMGGVGKTALAQQVYNDARVTKCFDVKAWACVSDVFDLLAVTKKILETVPGHLSCEGKGLNWLQEKLKEHLAGKKFLVVLDDIWNENYNNWTILLKPFQCGAKGSKIVITTRNFRVAEIARAPPYTLKVLPGKACLTLFALHALGVENFDQHPDLEEYGLKIVEKCQGLPLAVKTLAGLLSFKVSRQEWEDVLNSKIWDPQEGSNDILPALKLSYLHLPSNLRRCFAYCSIFPKDYEIERDELIHWWIAEGLLGGKEGKNRWNTGLKFFNELVSRSLLQKSSSSESLFLMHDLVNDLAKSVAGATHFSSGELEGDQTNASFARHASFIPTDYIAPERFKIYRRMGGLRSFISLRKQSGDDERSCLSQEVLCDLLLALKHLRVLSLSYYYISEVPDCIGRLRHLRHLNLSYTDIETLPMSIAALSNLEWLVLRGCDRLIKLPEGMEKLINLRFLDITDTPKLGAIPHIGNLEGLEMLSNFVVGTENGSGLKELKNLNNLREELCISDLHMVQEAKDANDACLHTKEGLCRLTMRWTEDFAGFRNEELEAKVLDFLRPHRNLENLVIFYYGGLQFPSWLGSPSHVNIVCLRLHGCRRAEALPSLGQLSSLKELYIEGLNAVVRVGPDFYGSNSPFPSLVTLEFKDMPLWEDWIVPS; encoded by the exons ATGCCCATCGGAGAGCTCTTTCTTGGCGCCTTCCTTCAGGTGCTGTTTGATAGGTTGGCCTCTCCCCAGCTGCTCAACTTAGCGCGGCGCGAGGGGATCGATAAGCTGCTGAAGAAGTGGGAAAAGAGGCTGAAGAAGATCGACAGGCTGCTGGATGATGCGGAGGACAAGCAACTAACCGGCAATGCTGAAGTGGAGTCGTGGCTCGAAGATCTTAGGAACTTGGCCTATGACATCGACGACTTGCTTGATGAGTTCGCCACAAAATCGGCGGAAAACGAGTCCAAGGCGGAACCCGGCTGTAGCACGGCGCGATCCCTTCTTCCGAGTTGCTGCTTCAAAATGAGCCCGCGTGCATTTATGTTTGATCGCGAAATGAGATTCAAGATAGAAGAGATGGATCAAAGATTAAAGGGGATCATAACTCTGAAAGATGGACTTAACCTGAAAGAGAATGGTGGTCAGCGATCAGCACACGGCAGACTGGACACCACGAGCTTGCCAGAAGCTTGTTTCGTCAGTCGGGTGGACGAAAAAAGGGAGATCCTCAAATTACTGACCGCAGAAGAAAGTGCATATTTGAAAGTGATTCCCATAGTAGGGATGGGGGGTGTTGGGAAGACAGCCCTGGCTCAGCAAGTCTACAATGATGCTAGAGTCACCAAATGTTTCGATGTAAAAGCATGGGCTTGCGTTTCCGATGTTTTCGACCTGCTTGCTGTTACAAAGAAGATCCTTGAGACTGTCCCTGGCCATCTGTCCTGTGAAGGTAAGGGTCTGAATTGGCTTCAGGAGAAGCTCAAGGAACACCTTGCGGGAAAGAAGTTTCTTGTCGTTTTAGACGATATTTGGAACGAGAATTATAACAACTGGactatcctcttgaagcctttccAATGCGGAGCGAAGGGAAGCAAGATCGTCATCACGACTCGGAATTTTCGCGTTGCTGAAATAGCCCGTGCTCCACCCTATACTCTCAAAGTTTTACCAGGAAAGGCTTGTTTGACTTTGTTCGCACTTCATGCTCTTGGAGTCGAAAATTTCGATCAACATCCTGATCTTGAAGAATATGGTCTGAAAATAGTGGAAAAATGCCAAGGGTTGCCATTAGCCGTGAAGACTTTGGCTGGGCTGCTAAGCTTTAAAGTCAGTCGCCAAGAATGGGAAGATGTGTTGAACAGTAAAATTTGGGACCCGCAAGAAGGAAGTAATGACATCCTTCCCGCTTTGAAACTTAGCTATCTCCATCTCCCTTCCAATCTGCGGAGATGTTTCGCTTACTGCTCTATATTTCCCAAAGACTACGAAATCGAACGGGACGAGTTGATTCACTGGTGGATCGCGGAGGGCTTGCTggggggaaaagaaggaaagaaccgTTGGAATAcaggtttgaaatttttcaacgaGCTAGTATCTAGATCATTACTTCAGAAGTCAAGTAGCAGCGAATCACTATTTTTGATGCATGATCTTGTGAATGACCTGGCAAAATCAGTTGCCGGTGCAACCCATTTTAGCTCAGGGGAGCTTGAGGGTGATCAAACTAACGCATCTTTTGCTCGGCATGCCTCATTCATTCCCACCGATTACATTGCGCCAGAAAGATTCAAGATATATCGTCGAATGGGGGGACTGAGGAGCTTCATATCACTAAGGAAGCAATCTGGGGATGATGAAAGGTCCTGTTTGTCCCAGGAAGTGCTATGTGACTTGTTGTTGGCATTAAAGCACTTGAGGGTGCTTTCTTTGAGCTACTATTACATCAGCGAGGTACCGGATTGCATTGGCAGATTGAGGCACCTAAGGCACCTCAATTTGTCATATACTGATATTGAAACGCTTCCAATGTCAATTGCTGCATTGTCCAACCTCGAGTGGTTGGTGTTGCGGGGATGTGACCGGCTTATCAAATTACCCGAAGGTATGGAGAaacttatcaatttgagatttctcGATATTACGGACACTCCGAAATTAGGAGCAATACCGCATATAGGTAATTTGGAGGGTCTTGAAATGTTATCCAATTTTGTAGTGGGAACGGAAAATGGGTCGGGATTGAAGGAGTTAAAAAACCTGAACAACCTTCGAGAGGAATTGTGCATCTCTGATTTGCATATGGTTCAAGAAGCCAAAGATGCCAACGATGCCTGTTTACACACGAAGGAGGGACTATGCCGATTAACCATGCGATGGACTGAAGATTTTGCTGGTTTCCGAAACGAAGAGCTTGAAGCAAAAGTCCTCGACTTTCTTCGCCCTCACCGAAACCTTGAAAATCTTGTGATATTCTACTATGGTGGCCTACAATTCCCATCATGGTTAGGAAGTCCCTCCCATGTTAACATAGTGTGTTTACGTTTACATGGGTGTCGTAGGGCCGAAGCATTACCATCACTCGGGCAGCTATCTTCGCTGAAAGAACTGTACATCGAAGGTTTAAATGCAGTAGTCAGGGTAGGCCCCGATTTTTATGGAAGTAACAGCCCTTTTCCGTCCTTAGTAACTTTGGAGTTCAAGGACATGCCGCTGTGGGAGGACTG GATTGTCCCAAGTTGA